The [Pseudomonas] carboxydohydrogena genome includes a window with the following:
- a CDS encoding thiamine pyrophosphate-binding protein, whose protein sequence is MRGADLLAQTLKAAGTSRIFSLSGNQIMPVYDACFELGIEIVHTRHEAAAVFMAEAHAQLTGEVGVALVTAGGGLANAVGPLFSVGESETPVLLLSGDSPVSQDGRGAFQEMSQCAVTAPLTKLSIRPTKPSDFGHDTARAIRTARSGRPGPVHIALAFDVLEADAGKAAVPPKAAFERVPQSLGDDDAKRIAQAIAAAQRPVVICGPVMNRTRTGDLTERLAAALDAPVIVMESPRGLRDPSLGEIGKVLGQADLIVSLGKRIDFTLSFGGTNSFDPKTDWIVVDARASEFDRAYLNLGSRLKTIASADPVDAAKQLIGVGKASGAQDHAKWRGQVTERLAVRNRGSAAAGETITSAQLCEAVQRQIKSAQRSVAICDGGEIGQWAQALTAADHRVINGVSGVIGGGLCYGLAASLAKPDHKVFAMMGDGTVGFHFAEVETAARHGAAYVIVIGNDLRWNAEHQIQLREYGADRLIGCQLSGARYDLATAAMGGHGEYVTRLDELDEALARAAASGKVACVNVMIDGAPAPAGH, encoded by the coding sequence ACAGACACTCAAGGCGGCCGGGACCAGCCGGATTTTCTCGCTCTCGGGAAACCAGATCATGCCGGTCTACGATGCCTGCTTTGAACTCGGCATCGAGATCGTCCATACCCGTCACGAAGCCGCCGCCGTGTTCATGGCCGAGGCTCACGCGCAACTGACCGGCGAGGTCGGCGTCGCGCTGGTCACGGCGGGCGGCGGGTTGGCCAACGCGGTCGGTCCGCTGTTCTCTGTCGGCGAGTCCGAGACCCCCGTGCTGCTGTTGAGCGGGGATTCGCCCGTCTCGCAGGATGGGCGCGGCGCGTTTCAGGAAATGAGTCAGTGCGCGGTGACGGCGCCTTTGACCAAGCTTTCGATACGCCCGACAAAACCTTCCGATTTTGGGCATGACACGGCGCGCGCGATCCGCACCGCGCGCTCGGGCCGTCCCGGCCCGGTTCATATCGCGTTGGCGTTCGATGTGCTCGAAGCCGATGCGGGGAAGGCGGCCGTTCCGCCCAAGGCCGCCTTTGAACGAGTGCCGCAATCGCTCGGCGATGATGATGCAAAGCGCATCGCGCAGGCGATCGCCGCCGCGCAGCGCCCGGTGGTGATTTGCGGCCCGGTGATGAACCGCACCCGTACCGGGGATTTGACGGAGCGGCTGGCTGCCGCGCTGGATGCGCCGGTGATCGTGATGGAAAGCCCGCGTGGCCTGAGAGATCCTTCACTCGGCGAAATCGGCAAGGTGCTTGGGCAAGCCGATCTCATCGTCAGCCTCGGCAAGAGAATCGACTTCACACTGTCGTTCGGCGGCACGAATTCGTTCGATCCCAAGACGGACTGGATCGTGGTCGATGCCAGGGCCAGCGAATTCGACCGCGCCTATCTCAATCTCGGCTCCAGACTAAAGACGATTGCCTCTGCCGATCCTGTCGATGCAGCGAAACAATTGATCGGCGTTGGCAAGGCGAGTGGCGCGCAGGATCATGCCAAGTGGCGCGGGCAGGTGACGGAGCGTCTGGCGGTCCGCAATCGAGGCTCCGCTGCGGCGGGCGAGACGATCACATCCGCGCAATTGTGCGAAGCGGTGCAGCGCCAGATCAAGTCGGCGCAGCGTTCGGTAGCGATCTGCGATGGCGGTGAAATCGGGCAGTGGGCGCAGGCGCTCACCGCGGCCGATCATCGCGTCATCAATGGCGTCTCCGGCGTGATCGGCGGCGGGTTGTGTTACGGGCTGGCGGCTTCGCTCGCGAAGCCGGATCATAAAGTCTTCGCCATGATGGGAGACGGGACGGTTGGTTTTCATTTCGCGGAGGTGGAGACCGCCGCGCGTCATGGGGCTGCCTATGTGATCGTCATCGGCAACGATTTGCGCTGGAATGCCGAGCACCAGATTCAATTGCGGGAATACGGAGCCGATCGCCTGATTGGTTGTCAGTTGAGCGGCGCGCGCTACGATCTGGCCACCGCCGCGATGGGTGGGCACGGCGAATATGTGACACGGCTGGATGAACTCGATGAGGCGTTGGCGCGCGCGGCGGCGAGCGGCAAGGTGGCCTGCGTCAACGTCATGATCGATGGTGCGCCGGCGCCCGCCGGGCATTGA
- a CDS encoding transglutaminase-like domain-containing protein → MQRREFLKATAALSFATILPGTARSEVVFAPHPGAWRSVDLVTRIEIDRPAGKMQAWIPLPSVNETAWMRPGESTWTGNAASVTRVRDAKYGAEMLHAIWKDGESAPAIEVVSRVAMRDRDIDLGKPGNAASLSDAERKLNLEGTELIPVDGIVKQTSDKIIAAANAKTDLEKARAIYEWVVENTVRVASTRGCGIGDVAAMLKSGNLGGKCADLNALYVGLTRAAGVPARDVYGIRVIPSQFGYKSLGAGSANVTKAQHCRAEVFLAGFGWVPVDPADVRKVMLEEPPKDLPINDPKVVAARKALFGAWEGNWVAYNTAHDVALPGSTHPKLGFLMYPQAERASLLLDCLDPDKFRYTLTVKEVKAS, encoded by the coding sequence ATGCAACGGCGAGAATTTCTGAAGGCTACGGCAGCATTGTCGTTCGCGACCATACTGCCTGGCACAGCCCGGTCAGAGGTCGTATTCGCACCGCATCCAGGCGCATGGCGGAGCGTCGATCTTGTCACCAGGATCGAGATCGACAGACCGGCAGGCAAAATGCAGGCATGGATACCGCTCCCATCCGTGAACGAGACCGCGTGGATGCGGCCCGGCGAATCGACATGGACCGGCAACGCTGCCAGCGTCACGCGCGTTCGCGATGCGAAATACGGCGCCGAAATGCTCCATGCGATCTGGAAGGACGGCGAGAGCGCGCCCGCCATCGAGGTCGTCAGCCGCGTTGCGATGCGCGACCGCGACATCGACCTCGGTAAGCCCGGCAACGCCGCATCTCTCAGCGATGCCGAGCGCAAGCTCAACCTTGAAGGCACTGAACTCATTCCCGTCGACGGGATCGTCAAGCAGACCTCCGACAAGATCATCGCGGCCGCCAACGCCAAGACCGACCTCGAGAAAGCCCGCGCGATCTACGAATGGGTGGTCGAGAACACGGTGCGCGTGGCATCGACGCGCGGCTGCGGCATCGGCGACGTGGCGGCAATGCTCAAGAGCGGCAATCTCGGCGGCAAGTGCGCCGATCTCAACGCGCTCTATGTCGGCCTCACGCGTGCCGCCGGCGTGCCTGCGCGCGACGTTTACGGCATCCGCGTCATCCCCTCGCAGTTCGGTTACAAGAGCCTCGGCGCCGGATCAGCCAACGTGACCAAGGCCCAGCATTGCCGCGCTGAGGTTTTCCTTGCGGGATTCGGATGGGTTCCGGTCGATCCTGCGGACGTTCGCAAGGTGATGCTGGAAGAACCGCCGAAGGACCTCCCGATCAACGATCCCAAGGTGGTGGCGGCGCGCAAAGCCTTGTTCGGCGCATGGGAAGGCAACTGGGTTGCCTACAATACCGCGCATGACGTCGCACTACCGGGCAGCACGCATCCCAAGCTCGGCTTCCTGATGTATCCGCAGGCAGAGCGGGCCTCGCTCCTGCTCGACTGCCTCGATCCGGACAAGTTCAGATACACGTTGACGGTGAAGGAAGTGAAAGCGAGCTAG
- a CDS encoding TlpA disulfide reductase family protein, producing the protein MKSFRRSTTLDDRLDESHNNRVATQIAPAGRGFRIGLYRRDIFANRGAAFRMYAVCSSRSAIYPKIRRSFVFQSLTRFLAVSLGAVYALVCLATSAAAGPSGTSQTPPPATLRNWSESKKPPFLLDDLHGNPRDLRAFAGKAVLVHFFATWCEPCVSEMASLQRLATMSRGKPLAIIAIDVAEVDLRVRAFFEKRPVDFAVLLDRDRAVSKSWDVTALPTTFVLDASLTPRFFIEGDLDWSSHDVLTTLETLYPTADQPQRATTDRK; encoded by the coding sequence GTGAAGTCATTTCGTCGCAGCACAACGCTTGACGACAGACTCGACGAGTCGCACAACAATCGCGTGGCGACACAAATTGCTCCCGCGGGTCGGGGCTTTCGAATCGGATTGTACAGACGCGATATATTCGCGAATCGCGGCGCCGCATTCCGCATGTATGCGGTATGTTCAAGTCGGTCTGCGATATATCCGAAGATACGCCGCTCCTTCGTCTTCCAGTCCCTCACCAGATTCTTGGCCGTATCCCTTGGCGCCGTCTACGCGCTGGTCTGCCTTGCCACATCTGCGGCCGCCGGCCCCTCCGGGACATCGCAGACCCCTCCTCCAGCCACGCTCAGGAATTGGTCCGAATCGAAGAAGCCGCCGTTTTTACTGGACGACTTGCATGGCAATCCGCGCGATCTGCGCGCCTTCGCAGGGAAAGCCGTCCTGGTGCACTTCTTCGCAACATGGTGTGAACCATGCGTGAGCGAAATGGCGTCGCTGCAACGGCTTGCCACGATGAGTCGCGGAAAGCCGCTCGCCATCATCGCCATCGATGTCGCCGAGGTTGATCTTCGCGTTCGGGCGTTCTTCGAAAAACGTCCTGTCGATTTCGCCGTCCTGCTCGACCGCGATCGCGCGGTCAGCAAGTCCTGGGACGTCACCGCGCTGCCGACCACGTTCGTGCTCGACGCCAGTCTCACACCGAGATTCTTCATCGAAGGCGATCTCGACTGGTCGAGCCACGATGTTTTGACGACGCTTGAAACCCTCTACCCCACCGCGGACCAGCCGCAACGCGCAACAACCGACCGCAAATAA